In one window of uncultured Acetobacteroides sp. DNA:
- a CDS encoding polysaccharide deacetylase family protein — translation MNVRLTTIGVVLLGIAACCIGCDAHRQQQAVAAGRSTAAATSHKSSATNQHKNSAAQILSKPEVPVLCYHRIADNRKGDYTVAVATFEAHVKALADSGYHSISPAQLYAYLVYNSPLPQKPVMITFDDSREEHTAVAAPILERYGFRGVFFIMTITYNKKNYMTKAQIAQLAKRGHTIGLHSWDHTMATKYKEESDWQKQVAKPKDVLEKVAGIPVEYWAYPNGVYNHHSAEVLSRYFKLSFTLISKRDTLLPLQSVRRIIAPECSPQRLLRQMRQTFKQTN, via the coding sequence ATGAACGTACGCCTTACAACCATAGGAGTAGTACTGCTAGGAATAGCTGCATGCTGCATCGGCTGCGATGCGCACCGACAGCAGCAAGCCGTAGCCGCAGGCCGAAGCACCGCCGCCGCTACATCTCATAAGAGTTCTGCTACCAATCAGCACAAAAACAGCGCTGCACAGATCCTTTCCAAGCCCGAGGTGCCCGTCCTCTGCTACCATCGAATTGCCGACAACCGTAAAGGAGACTATACCGTTGCCGTAGCCACTTTCGAGGCGCACGTAAAGGCCCTTGCCGATAGCGGATATCACTCCATATCGCCCGCACAGCTGTACGCCTACCTGGTGTACAACAGTCCGCTCCCCCAGAAGCCGGTTATGATAACCTTTGATGATTCGAGGGAGGAGCACACTGCCGTTGCCGCTCCCATACTGGAGAGGTACGGGTTTAGGGGCGTCTTCTTTATCATGACCATCACCTACAACAAGAAGAACTACATGACAAAGGCTCAGATAGCGCAGCTCGCAAAGCGCGGGCACACCATAGGGCTGCACAGCTGGGATCATACGATGGCAACCAAGTACAAGGAGGAGTCCGACTGGCAAAAGCAGGTCGCGAAACCAAAAGATGTGCTCGAAAAGGTAGCCGGTATTCCGGTAGAGTACTGGGCCTACCCCAACGGAGTGTATAACCATCATAGCGCAGAGGTGCTAAGCCGCTACTTCAAGCTCTCTTTTACGCTAATATCAAAGCGCGACACCCTACTGCCGCTACAATCCGTACGGAGGATTATTGCTCCCGAGTGTTCGCCTCAGCGTTTGCTCCGGCAAATGCGCCAAACATTCAAACAAACAAACTAG